In Candidatus Eisenbacteria bacterium, the sequence AAAGGTCATTCCACGCTTCTCATCCGAAGCCGGCGGGTTGTCGCTCATGTTTGCGGTCCTCGTCGATGCTTCCGAGGGGTGGCGCGGCGTGAGGATCAAGCCATACATCGAAGCACGTCTGAAGCAAATGGCGGTGGACCCGGACTCCGCCTGGGAGGATCCTGACCCGGCAAAACTGGTCGCGTAGGAGACCATTCGTGGAGATTATGTCCTGTCAGCTTTTACAGGAAAATCCGGACTTGACCAAAGGTGAACCGTGATTGCAGGAACGACATACATTAGAAGAAGGCACGCCGCCGTCCGCACAACGGACTTCGTGTTCAACCAGTTGATCCCTTACATCGGCAACAAGCGCAAGTTGCTTGACCTTATTGTCGAAGCACTGAAGCACACGACGAGGGGACAGGCCCCCGTCTTCCTGGACATGTTTGCGGGCAGCGGCGTGGTCGCGCGGCTGGCAAAGACCCTCGGCTGCCGAGTCATTGCAAACGACTGGGAACCCTATAGTCGGGTCATAAACAGCTGCTACATTGGCTGCAATCAGGCGCCTGCTTTCGCTGCGCTCGGAGGTTACGAGGCGGCAGTTGAGGCCCTCAACGCGCTTCCGGGGAAGGTCGATTGGATCACGAACCACCTTTGTCCGCGATATGACACCCACTACGACATAGAAGTGGACTGGATGTTCTACATGCGGAAGAACGGGATGCGGATTGACGCCATTCGGATGCGGCTTCTTGATTGGCGGAAGTCCGGCGCTATTGACCAGCGCGAGGAGGATTGCCTTCTCGCGCCGCTTCTCTATCAGACCTGCTACACCAGCAACACAAGCGGAGTGTTCAAGGGGTTTCACAACGGGTGGGGAGGACAGACTGGAACAGCGTTGTATCGGATTGCGGGTGACCTCTCGCTTTCGCCGGCAGTATTCTTTGACAACGCCATGGAAAACGATGTCCTTTGCGACGATGCGCAGAAGGTGGCCGTCACCCTGCAGGACAAGGAGATAGACGTTGCCTACCTCGATCCGCCCTACAATCAGCACCCCTACGGGAGCAACTACCACGTCCTGAATACCGTCGCGCTTTGGGATCATCCAGAACTGAGTCCGACCATCACACCCGGGACGAAGTCGGCCATACGCTTGGATTGGCGAACCGAGCGCAGAAGCGCATACAATTACGCCGATGAGGCCCCGAGAGCCTACCGGAAACTGATCGAAACACTCAACGCCCGGTTCATTTTGACCAGCTACAGCACCGACGGCACGATCCCCCTTGAGGCCATGCTGGCCGCAAACATCGGGCGCGGCCATGTCAGAATCGAAATGCGCGGCTACAAGCGATACCGCGTCAGTTCTCAAAGGTTCTCCGAGAAACCGATGAACGTCGAGTTTGTGATCGTGCTAGATACGCACCGGGAATCCGACGTTTCGGTTGACGAGTTGCGGAACGCCGTTCAGTCAAAGGAAGAAACCGTCCTGAACGAGCATCCGGAGTATGTGATTGAGAAGCAGGCACAACTGATGTTGTTTGAAGGAGCGAGGGAACCCTATGGCGCGCAAACACCAGCTCCGTGAGCAACGGGCCGGAACAGTCATCAATGTCACGTCCAAGAAACAGGAATCGGACGTCGTTCAGGCTCTGTTTCGGGTTGTCGAGTCCCTGACGAAGGAGTTCGGGCGGAAGATTTCTCTGGTGCATGGGAAGCAGTGACGCCTCAAAGACATTGTGGCGGAACTCCGCCACACCTATCCCGATGTGAAGTTCCACTACCACTTCGACAGCAGTTCCATCCGACCCGACGGCGGCATCCTGTACATCCAAGGAAAACCGGGCGACAAACTCTCGTATCCCATCCTGATTGCCGAGGTGAAGAACCAAGGCACAAACGACCTGCGCGCACAGGAAGGACTACCACAGCAGGCGAAGGGCAACGCCATCGAACGACTGGGGAAGAATCTCATCGGACTTCGCACTGCGCTGATGCGCGAGTCCATCTTCCCTTTCGTCTGTTTCGGCTACGGGTGTGACTTCAACCCGGATTCATCGATTCTGGATCGCGTGAGCACAATGGCCATGTTCGGGAAGTTGAACAAGACTTATCTCCACAATGAGGAGGGAGGCAAGTTCAACCGGGGGAGTTTCTACTTTCGGCTCGAGAAATGGACAGTTGATGAAATGGTCACGGTCATGCGCGACATTGCCCGCCGGTCGGTCCTCTACTACTTCTCGAAGCACAGGGAAGCCCATTTCCGGGAATCGGAATGAAGACCGACGCAGCACAGTACGTTGTATGTGTGCGGAACGAGGGCTACACCGCCTCCCTCGAACTGAGGAAGATCTACGAGGTGATCCCCGATCCCGATGCCGAAGTGCACGGGATGCTCAGACTGGTGGACGAATCCGGGGAGGACTATCTCTACCCCCGCGACTTCTTCCTCCCCATCGAGCTTCCGATGACTGTGTCCAAAGCGTTTGCCTTGGCTTCCTGAAAAACGGAAGGCAGAACAGACATCTGGACACGTACGCTGAAAGGCCGCCGCAGATGGCGGCCTTTCAGCGCCCCTCAGGTGTGCCCTTCTACGGGAAGAGAAGTTGATAAACGACCCTGCCAGTGGTGCTCTTCGATCATGAGAAGGACCGTGCAGCAGATCCGCGGCAAGTTGACGGGGCTTTCTGCCAGCGAACGCGCGGGCCTGGAACACGACGTGATTCTGAGCCTCGACGATGCCGATGACTTCGACCTTGACGCCGAAGAGGACCAGGAAATCCGGCGACGGGTTCCGAAGGAGCATTGAGCCTAAAAAGAGCAGTTGCCTTGTTCATCCGAGAAGTCTCAGCACCATCTGCTGATCCTCGGCAACGGGGTGAAGCGCTTTTCCCCGGAGCCATTTGATGAAAGCTGCCGATAGAATGAGGGCCCAGATCGCCTCGATGCTCAACTGCTCCGC encodes:
- a CDS encoding EcoRI family type II restriction endonuclease, encoding MAELRHTYPDVKFHYHFDSSSIRPDGGILYIQGKPGDKLSYPILIAEVKNQGTNDLRAQEGLPQQAKGNAIERLGKNLIGLRTALMRESIFPFVCFGYGCDFNPDSSILDRVSTMAMFGKLNKTYLHNEEGGKFNRGSFYFRLEKWTVDEMVTVMRDIARRSVLYYFSKHREAHFRESE
- a CDS encoding transposase, with the translated sequence IIAEHREAFPEAMKCLERDLEECLTALKFPFLHRRQIRATNLLERLFGEGKRRTKVIPRFSSEAGGLSLMFAVLVDASEGWRGVRIKPYIEARLKQMAVDPDSAWEDPDPAKLVA
- a CDS encoding DNA adenine methylase, giving the protein MIAGTTYIRRRHAAVRTTDFVFNQLIPYIGNKRKLLDLIVEALKHTTRGQAPVFLDMFAGSGVVARLAKTLGCRVIANDWEPYSRVINSCYIGCNQAPAFAALGGYEAAVEALNALPGKVDWITNHLCPRYDTHYDIEVDWMFYMRKNGMRIDAIRMRLLDWRKSGAIDQREEDCLLAPLLYQTCYTSNTSGVFKGFHNGWGGQTGTALYRIAGDLSLSPAVFFDNAMENDVLCDDAQKVAVTLQDKEIDVAYLDPPYNQHPYGSNYHVLNTVALWDHPELSPTITPGTKSAIRLDWRTERRSAYNYADEAPRAYRKLIETLNARFILTSYSTDGTIPLEAMLAANIGRGHVRIEMRGYKRYRVSSQRFSEKPMNVEFVIVLDTHRESDVSVDELRNAVQSKEETVLNEHPEYVIEKQAQLMLFEGAREPYGAQTPAP